One window of Bactrocera tryoni isolate S06 chromosome 2, CSIRO_BtryS06_freeze2, whole genome shotgun sequence genomic DNA carries:
- the LOC120768570 gene encoding probable G-protein coupled receptor CG31760, with protein sequence MKCLLTTWPRAEWTSTNYCCQQTKSKVNCATTTNRATKIKQSAKCHWFGQYRHSLASDISNRHNKCITRNRITCQKCHPLCMKASQLCIVLLLASLLVLQAEVVAGTLVAAEAGTTSTAATSVNFKSIIRIGDGNIVTRDAIEQSLVTVHDIATENLGTLCISTLYRPLQVPINSERYESARQKADLVASILQEVGIVRHGGLSDALAKGLLSDDSTTGARILALNLTNGAVQSYVWWVKSYHEKTGELQRYEEDGLQIGKKPIQSYPWFDDENTSPTLRSPKFAPSPPNMYYKGWWTFPYFSCTLSKWILSYSIAIPPSGRHGLRGFISIDIDVTGLRVNQCEAPIYRLSFQQMQNRRLHLTDTPAPESIEDIQAFHGSHKCHRDTMKCDYRVPSTETPTIITSKILSTPNSWSRGAYQCLCRRGFYSMRHPDGFNGTIMEIAWKEHQENVSNYYADVFTCLQCEPGCDFCTGPEPCLANYNWPFRISLLVISIGCAIGTFVLAGYLFHHRKVKVFKVASPIFLLITLIGCAIMYLEMVAIFPYLDMTWCIVTKWTRHMGFCITYTSLLMKTWRVSLTYRVKSAHKVKLTDQQLLQWMVPILLVMLIYLGTWTISATPYAEVIYDQGGLKFKQCSYNWWDHSLAIGEVLFLAWGIRVCYNVRNAESLYNEARLISYAIYNIAIVNITMVAFHLFIFPRAGPDIKYLLGFIRTQFSTTTTIALVFGPKISRVLKGQGDKWDQKAKVRSITASFSLNGVGLVPEESPDLYQENEELKEQIQKLAHQIEFMKTVHMQMNNRHLKPKPGGYFTITSTSLQAPFSKNTMSSAQTQTSKGTEDSLGGNKNLGFPTHLTPSKARTHKEKV encoded by the exons ATGAAATGCCTGTTGACAACATGGCCGCGAGCAGAGTGGACGTCAACAAATTATTGTTGTCAACAAACGAAATCGAAAGTGAATTGTGCAACAACTACAAATCGGGCAACGAAAATCAAACAAAGCGCAAAATGTCACTGGTTTGGGCAATACAGACATTCGCTTGCGAGCGACATCAGCAATCGGCACAACAAATGTATTACAAGAAACCGAATTACATGTCAAAAGTGTCACCCATTATGCATGAAAGCGAGTCAGCTGTGCATCGTGCTTTTACTGGCGTCACTGTTAGTGTTGCAAGCTGAAGTTGTTGCTGGAACGTTGGTGGCTGCCGAGGCGGGGACAACATCTACGGCAGCCACATCTGTCAATTTCAAAAGTATTATACGCATCGGCGACGGCAATATTGTCACCAGA GACGCTATTGAACAGTCGCTGGTAACCGTACATGATATCGCCACCGAAAATTTGGGCACCCTTTGCATATCTACACTATACCGCCCTTTGCAAGTGCCAATCAATTCCGAGCGTTATGAGAGCGCACGACAAAAGGCCGATTTGGTGGCCTCAATATTGCAGGAGGTTGGAATCGTACGACATGGTG GGCTCAGTGATGCATTGGCCAAGGGCTTACTTAGTGACGACTCCACCACTGGCGCTAGAATTTTAGCACTAAACCTTACCAATGGTGCCGTGCAGTCGTATGTTTGGTGGGTGAAAAGTTATCATGAGAAGACTGGCGAATTGCAGCGGTACGAAGAGGATGGCTTGCAGATTGGCAAAAAGCCGATTCAGAGTTATCCATG GTTCGACGATGAGAACACATCGCCAACTTTACGCTCACCCAAATTTGCACCAAGCCCACCGAATATGTATTATAAAGGATGGTGGACATTCCCCTATTTCTCCTGTACTTTAAGTAAATGGATACTCTCCTATAGTATCGCAATACCACCGAGTGGACGACACGGTTTACGTGGCTTCATCAGTATCGATATCGATGTAACCGGTCTGAGGGTCAATCAGTGTGAAGCTCCCATTTATCGTTTAAGTTTCCAGCAAATGCAAAATCGACGACTGCACCTCACCGATACACCAGCTCCCGAATCCATAGAGGATATACAGGCATTTCATGGCTCACACAAATGCCATCGCGATACTATGAAG tgCGACTATCGCGTCCCCAGTACGGAGACGCCGACAATAATCACTAGCAAAATTCTCTCCACACCAAATAGCTGGTCACGTGGCGCTTATCAGTGCCTTTGTCGGCGCGGTTTCTACTCGATGCGACATCCCGACGGTTTTAATGGCACCATTATGGAGATCGCATGGAAGGAGCATCAGGAGAATGTGAGCAATTATTATGCAGACGTCTTTACTTGCCTGCAATGTGAGCCCGGCTGTGATTTCTGTACGGGGCCCGAGCCATGTTTGGCCAATTATAATTGGCCTTTTAG aatATCGCTTTTAGTAATATCAATAGGCTGTGCCATTGGTACTTTTGTGCTGGCAGGTTATCTTTTCCATCATCGCAAAgtaaaagttttcaaagtggCCAGtccaatatttttactaattaccCTAATTGGATGCGCAATAATGTATTTAGAG ATGGTGGCAATTTTCCCCTACTTGGACATGACATGGTGCATCGTGACAAAGTGGACACGTCACATGGGATTTTGTATCACATACACATCGCTACTAATGAAAACGTGGAG agtCTCTCTCACGTATCGCGTTAAATCGGCACACAAAGTCAAACTCACCGATCAACAACTCTTACAATGGATGGTGCCGATTTTACTCGTGATGCTCATCTATTTGGGCACTTGGACCATTTCAGCTACACCGTATGCTGAAGTG ATCTACGACCAGGGCGGTTTGAAGTTCAAGCAGTGCTCTTACAATTGGTGGGACCATAGTTTGGCCATCGGCGAGGTGCTCTTTCTGGCTTGGGGCATACGTGTCTGCTATAATGTTCGCAACGCCGAATCATTGTACAATGAAGCTCGTCTCATTTCTTATGCCATTTACAACATCGCCATTGTTAACATAACCATGGTCGCATTCCA TCTTTTCATATTCCCAAGAGCTGGACCGGATATCAAATATCTCCTCGGCTTCATACGTACTCAattttctacaacaacaacaattgctctAGTATTCGGTCCGAAAATATCACGTGTTCTCAAAGGACAAGGTGACAAATGGGATCAGAAGGCCAAAGTACGCAGTATAACTGCATCGTTTTCGTTGAATGGCGTTGGCCTGGTGCCCGAAGAGTCTCCGGACTTGTATCAGGAAAATGAAGAATTGAAG GAACAAATCCAGAAGTTGGCACATCAAATTGAGTTCATGAAGACTGTGCACATGCAAATGAATAATCGGCATTTAAAACCAAAACCCGGTGGCTATTTCACCATAACATCGACTTCGTTGCAGGCGCCGTTCAGCAAAAATACGATGTCATCCGCCCAAACACAAACTTCTAAAGGCACTGAGGACTCACTCGGTGGCAACAAAAATTTGGG ctTCCCCACCCATTTAACACCGTCAAAAGCCCGCACGCATAAGGAGAAAGTTTGA
- the LOC120767700 gene encoding probable G-protein coupled receptor CG31760 — RDQRSVKDCSTEFNFQHSIDSHSGEYSPHSTPSITHPPPTLGQAEHDLLKQFALLFGPESDVNTYYILDSDVDGDDEDTGGKSSSANVHIEQTTAEINQVGSPLETTRTTPTKSVTSSMTISPESPSFTVNEAHLPHIPSSSTSSSSMYAIRTPSPIRFRLLESPSSDIDGITLTEMVEVHCPPTKALDVRVNMEHLQSGVVGVNVTDEFPSQNNNTSCSMSSTLTDSKTVDVRTPIVV, encoded by the coding sequence CGAGATCAGCGAAGTGTAAAAGATTGCTCAactgaatttaattttcaacacTCAATCGATAGTCATAGCGGTGAATACTCACCACATTCAACACCTTCCATAACACACCCACCGCCAACGCTCGGTCAAGCCGAGCACGATCTACTCAAACAGTTTGCTTTGCTTTTCGGCCCCGAATCCGATGtcaatacatattatatattagatTCAGACGTTGATGGTGATGACGAAGACACTGGCGGTAAGAGTTCGTCAGCAAATGTGCATATCGAACAGACGACTGCCGAAATTAATCAGGTCGGTTCACCACTCGAAACCACCCGCACAACGCCGACAAAGAGTGTGACCAGCTCAATGACAATTTCACCAGAATCACCATCGTTTACAGTTAACGAGGCGCATCTACCGCACATACCATCTTCATCTACATCCAGCTCATCCATGTACGCCATACGCACGCCATCACCGATACGATTTCGTCTATTGGAATCGCCAAGCTCCGATATCGACGGCATCACCCTTACCGAGATGGTGGAGGTACATTGCCCGCCGACGAAAGCACTCGACGTTAGAGTGAATATGGAGCATTTGCAAAGTGGGGTTGTTGGCGTCAATGTCACCGATGAGTTTCCGagtcaaaataataatacatccTGTTCTATGTCATCCACCCTAACAGATAGCAAAACTGTTGATGTACGAACACCGATAGTAGTTTAA